A genomic segment from Sandaracinaceae bacterium encodes:
- a CDS encoding MCE family protein has translation MQANKKTQLQVGLFVMVALGITATLAFVVGAQQNLFTRKTEFVAIFESVDGLRPGSVVTVAGVNVGSVSSVEFADDGRIEVRFDIVDSAAGLIRGRRAGGDGEFEEGSSVVSIGSKGMLGDKLMQITVGRRELPVWDPSVPLPANASGDLMALAGSAMTEVQGTAENLRLATDPFRDQAFSHDVTRIAANLARVTDMLANGNGAIQHLMTDEGTAAELDATLQNLRATSDEFARTARSIRRVTEEVERGDGTAHALIYGDEGREAVVNIGRATGEVATILEDVRTGDGTVHDFVYGDAGQELLANLTRASDDVAAITADVRAGRGTIGGLLQDPSIYEDIKRLVGDLERNEILRALVRYSVRRDEARRPARVRALDEEGEIGSAADSVEPAPAPTVGGAEGTP, from the coding sequence ATGCAAGCCAACAAAAAGACCCAGCTCCAGGTGGGGCTCTTCGTCATGGTGGCGCTCGGCATCACCGCCACGCTCGCGTTCGTGGTGGGGGCGCAGCAGAACCTGTTCACACGGAAGACCGAGTTCGTCGCCATCTTCGAGTCGGTGGACGGTCTGCGCCCGGGCAGCGTGGTCACGGTCGCGGGTGTGAACGTGGGGTCCGTGAGCTCGGTGGAGTTTGCCGACGACGGCCGCATCGAGGTGCGCTTCGACATCGTCGACAGCGCCGCCGGATTGATTCGCGGGCGGCGCGCGGGCGGCGACGGCGAGTTCGAGGAGGGCTCGAGCGTCGTGTCCATCGGCAGCAAGGGCATGCTGGGCGACAAGCTGATGCAGATCACCGTCGGGCGGCGCGAGCTGCCGGTGTGGGACCCGAGCGTGCCCCTCCCCGCGAACGCCAGCGGCGACCTCATGGCCCTGGCGGGCAGCGCCATGACCGAGGTGCAGGGCACCGCCGAGAACCTACGCCTCGCGACCGACCCGTTCCGCGACCAAGCGTTCAGCCACGACGTCACGCGCATCGCCGCCAACCTGGCGCGGGTGACGGACATGCTGGCCAACGGCAACGGCGCCATCCAGCACCTCATGACCGACGAGGGCACCGCGGCCGAGCTGGACGCGACCCTGCAGAACCTGCGCGCCACCAGCGACGAGTTCGCGCGCACGGCCCGCAGCATCCGGCGCGTGACCGAAGAGGTGGAGCGGGGCGACGGAACGGCCCACGCGCTCATCTACGGCGACGAGGGTCGCGAGGCGGTCGTGAACATCGGCCGCGCCACGGGCGAGGTGGCCACCATCTTGGAAGACGTGCGCACCGGCGACGGCACCGTGCACGACTTCGTGTATGGCGACGCCGGGCAGGAGCTGCTGGCCAACCTGACGCGCGCCAGCGACGACGTGGCGGCCATCACCGCCGACGTGCGCGCCGGCCGCGGCACCATCGGCGGCCTGCTGCAGGACCCGAGCATCTACGAAGACATCAAGCGCCTGGTGGGTGACCTGGAGCGCAACGAGATCCTGCGCGCCCTGGTGCGCTACTCGGTGCGCCGGGACGAAGCGCGCCGGCCGGCCCGTGTGCGGGCGCTGGACGAAGAGGGAGAGATCGGCAGCGCCGCAGACAGCGTAGAGCCCGCGCCGGCACCCACCGTGGGTGGCGCCGAGGGCACGCCGTGA
- a CDS encoding thymidylate synthase: MKAYLDLLRHVREHGRLRGDRTGTGTRSVFGYQLRVDLSEGFPLLTTKKVHTKSVVNELLWFMKGETHVEWLQERGVTIWDEWATAEQTARFGREAGDLGPVYGHQWRNFGATRLSDGSYARDGVDQLANVVAEIQRNPESRRLIVSGWHPGEADQVALPPCHTLFQFYVADGRLSCQLYQRSADVFLGVPFNIASYALLTAMVAQVTGLGVGDFVHTFGDVHLYRNHEEQADLQLSRGLRPLPTLWLDPSVTRLEDFEAQHVRFDDYDPHPAIKAPVAV, translated from the coding sequence GTGAAGGCCTACCTCGACCTGCTGCGTCACGTCCGTGAGCACGGGCGGCTCCGGGGCGACCGCACCGGCACGGGCACGCGCTCGGTGTTCGGCTACCAGCTGCGCGTGGACCTGAGCGAGGGCTTCCCGCTGCTCACCACCAAGAAGGTGCACACCAAGAGCGTGGTCAACGAGCTGCTCTGGTTCATGAAGGGCGAGACCCACGTGGAGTGGCTGCAGGAGCGCGGCGTCACGATCTGGGATGAGTGGGCCACCGCCGAGCAGACGGCCCGCTTCGGGCGCGAGGCCGGCGACCTGGGCCCCGTGTACGGTCACCAGTGGCGCAACTTCGGCGCTACGCGCCTGTCGGATGGTAGCTACGCGCGCGACGGCGTGGATCAGCTCGCGAACGTCGTGGCCGAGATCCAGCGCAACCCCGAGAGCCGGCGCCTCATCGTGAGCGGCTGGCACCCGGGCGAGGCGGACCAGGTGGCGCTGCCCCCCTGCCACACGCTCTTCCAGTTCTACGTCGCGGACGGGCGCCTCAGCTGCCAGCTCTACCAGCGCAGCGCCGACGTGTTCCTCGGGGTGCCCTTCAACATCGCCAGCTACGCGCTGCTGACGGCGATGGTCGCGCAGGTGACCGGGCTCGGCGTGGGGGACTTCGTGCACACCTTCGGCGACGTGCATCTGTACCGCAACCACGAGGAGCAGGCCGACCTGCAGCTGTCCCGCGGTCTGCGGCCGCTGCCCACGCTGTGGCTGGACCCGAGCGTGACGCGCCTCGAGGACTTCGAGGCCCAGCACGTGCGCTTCGACGACTACGACCCGCACCCCGCCATCAAGGCGCCCGTCGCCGTATGA
- a CDS encoding dihydrofolate reductase — MSAGPPQHGEASSGAEVSAEAETNHDADASSAPAPALPPLGLVVARATPSHAIGRSNQLVFRIKEDLQHFKRTTLGHPVLMGRKTFESIGRPLPGRTNVVLSRDPTFQAEGVTVCASLDDALAAVADEAMPYVIGGGELYRQALPRVTQLVLTEVVQDVSDADTFFTYDEGEFRVAEERAGETPGVTFLWLERVVPLDQG; from the coding sequence ATGAGCGCGGGTCCTCCGCAGCACGGCGAGGCGTCCTCTGGGGCCGAGGTCAGCGCCGAGGCCGAGACCAACCACGACGCCGACGCCAGCAGCGCGCCGGCCCCCGCCCTGCCCCCGCTGGGGCTGGTGGTCGCCCGCGCCACGCCCAGCCACGCCATCGGCCGCAGCAACCAGCTGGTGTTCCGCATCAAGGAGGACCTCCAGCACTTCAAGCGCACCACGCTGGGGCACCCGGTGCTCATGGGGCGCAAGACCTTCGAGAGCATCGGGCGCCCCCTGCCCGGCCGCACCAACGTCGTGCTCTCGCGTGATCCCACGTTCCAGGCGGAAGGCGTGACCGTGTGCGCGAGCCTCGACGACGCGCTGGCGGCGGTAGCCGACGAGGCCATGCCGTACGTCATCGGCGGCGGCGAGCTGTATCGGCAGGCGCTGCCGCGGGTTACCCAGCTCGTGTTGACGGAGGTCGTTCAGGACGTGAGCGACGCGGACACCTTCTTCACATACGACGAGGGTGAGTTCCGCGTGGCGGAAGAGCGCGCCGGCGAGACGCCCGGGGTGACGTTCCTGTGGCTCGAGCGCGTGGTGCCGCTCGACCAGGGCTGA
- a CDS encoding S41 family peptidase, which translates to MASYALAALLGGILAVAAVPFARATGPDGSSGGTPSPFENLGVLARALAHVEVSYVEPVDSAVLVQGAVRGMLASLDPHTTYLDPQEYAMLRNDAQGRFAGIGVEVGVRDGWLVVLGVLPDSPAEQAGLLPGDRFLVIEGREARDMRLGDAIRLMRGEVGTLVHVTMRREGDPSDLRMELRRGYVEVDAVSSLLLPDGVLYVRIFTFSDNTTPSLREAIDTALRARPQGLTGLVLDLRNNGGGLLREAVLVSDEFLDSGTIVTTRGRGGALLQESRAHTAGTRPRWPMVVLVNGLTASASEIVAGALRDHERALIVGTRTFGKGSVQNVIELPDGSAMKLTVARYYTPSGRSIQAQGIEPDVEVVQLPASVVRAAGGSAFSERSLEGHLDGELEQPADGTTPRDAEREGGRGSRIPSFEQDVQARTGIDTLRALIRAQAAAAAHAR; encoded by the coding sequence GTGGCGAGCTACGCGCTGGCGGCCCTGCTGGGGGGGATCTTGGCCGTTGCGGCGGTACCTTTTGCACGGGCGACGGGCCCGGACGGATCGTCTGGAGGCACACCCAGCCCCTTCGAGAACCTGGGCGTGCTGGCGCGGGCGCTGGCCCATGTCGAGGTCAGCTACGTGGAACCGGTCGACAGCGCGGTCCTCGTGCAGGGAGCCGTGCGCGGCATGCTCGCGAGCCTGGACCCGCACACCACCTACCTGGACCCACAGGAGTACGCCATGCTCCGCAACGACGCGCAGGGGCGCTTCGCGGGCATCGGGGTCGAGGTGGGCGTGCGGGACGGGTGGCTGGTGGTGCTGGGGGTGCTGCCCGACAGCCCTGCCGAACAGGCGGGGCTGCTGCCCGGGGACCGCTTCCTGGTCATCGAGGGGCGCGAAGCCCGCGACATGCGCCTGGGCGACGCCATCCGCCTGATGCGTGGTGAGGTGGGGACGCTCGTGCACGTGACGATGCGGCGCGAAGGCGACCCCAGCGATCTGCGGATGGAGCTGCGCCGGGGCTACGTGGAGGTCGACGCCGTGAGCTCGCTGCTGCTGCCCGACGGCGTCCTGTACGTGCGTATCTTTACGTTCTCGGACAACACCACACCATCGCTGCGCGAGGCCATCGACACGGCGCTGCGCGCCCGCCCCCAGGGGCTCACGGGCCTGGTGCTGGACCTGCGCAACAACGGCGGCGGGCTGCTACGCGAGGCCGTCCTCGTGAGCGACGAGTTCCTGGACTCCGGGACCATCGTGACCACCCGCGGTCGGGGTGGCGCGCTGTTGCAGGAGAGCCGCGCCCACACGGCCGGCACGCGCCCGCGCTGGCCCATGGTGGTGCTGGTGAACGGCCTCACGGCGAGCGCCTCCGAGATCGTCGCCGGCGCGCTGCGCGATCACGAGCGGGCGCTGATCGTGGGCACGCGCACCTTCGGCAAGGGCAGCGTGCAGAACGTGATCGAGCTGCCCGACGGGAGCGCGATGAAGCTCACGGTCGCGCGCTACTACACGCCCAGCGGGCGCTCCATCCAGGCGCAGGGCATCGAGCCAGACGTGGAGGTGGTGCAGCTCCCCGCCAGCGTGGTGCGCGCAGCTGGCGGGTCGGCGTTCAGTGAGCGGTCGCTCGAGGGGCACCTGGACGGGGAGCTGGAGCAGCCCGCAGACGGCACGACGCCGCGCGACGCCGAGCGTGAAGGCGGGCGTGGATCACGGATCCCCAGCTTCGAGCAGGACGTGCAGGCGCGCACCGGCATCGACACGCTGCGCGCGCTCATCCGCGCGCAGGCGGCTGCTGCGGCGCACGCGCGCTGA
- a CDS encoding TIGR04563 family protein, with product MSGSDKRKQSLYFPESMLDDIQHEAARLDRSLSWIVQRCVKIGLSEIRKLPSVNDIDEADND from the coding sequence ATGTCAGGGTCCGACAAGCGCAAACAGAGTCTCTACTTCCCCGAGTCCATGCTGGACGACATCCAGCACGAGGCGGCGCGCTTGGACCGCTCGCTCTCGTGGATCGTGCAGCGCTGTGTGAAGATCGGGCTCTCCGAGATTCGCAAGCTGCCGTCCGTGAACGACATCGACGAAGCCGACAACGACTGA
- a CDS encoding alpha/beta hydrolase produces the protein MDLALYEQHGTLPDRDGVPLFYGLAGQGRPGLPLVLNDGIGCDGFAWRYLMPHLARRHPVVHWNYRAHGRSGMGPGLSRLTLPALAEDLLRLMDGLQLERAALVGHSMGTQVALEAYRLAPERVAGLVLLCGSYGRITHTFRGNDMLHRVLPGVSALVARHRSAARGVFGRIPASVAYRLGTLSGEIDARTFGRADFERYWDHIATMDPDRFLSLLDAAGSHTAEDLLPHVRTPTLVVAADGDTFTPPALAAEMAEQIPDAEHFVVRAASHAAPVEHPDIIQLRIDKFLRERVEGAADVRDAAGLG, from the coding sequence ATGGACCTCGCGCTCTACGAGCAGCACGGCACCCTGCCTGATCGAGACGGGGTGCCGCTGTTTTATGGACTGGCTGGTCAGGGTCGGCCTGGGCTCCCGTTGGTGCTGAACGATGGGATCGGCTGCGACGGGTTCGCGTGGCGCTACCTGATGCCGCACCTCGCGCGCCGGCACCCCGTGGTGCACTGGAACTACCGCGCCCACGGGCGCAGCGGCATGGGTCCGGGGTTGTCACGCCTGACCCTCCCCGCGTTGGCCGAAGACCTGCTGCGCCTGATGGACGGCCTGCAGCTCGAGCGAGCCGCGCTGGTGGGCCACTCCATGGGGACGCAGGTCGCCCTCGAGGCCTATCGGCTCGCCCCCGAGCGCGTGGCCGGGCTGGTGCTGTTGTGTGGGAGCTATGGGCGCATCACCCACACCTTCCGCGGCAACGACATGCTGCACCGCGTGCTGCCTGGCGTGAGCGCGCTGGTGGCGCGGCACCGCAGCGCGGCGCGTGGTGTGTTCGGGCGCATCCCAGCCAGCGTGGCGTATCGCCTGGGCACCCTCTCGGGTGAGATCGACGCGCGCACGTTCGGCCGAGCGGACTTCGAGCGCTACTGGGACCACATCGCCACGATGGACCCCGACCGCTTCCTCTCGCTGCTGGACGCGGCGGGTAGCCACACGGCCGAGGATCTGCTCCCGCACGTGCGCACCCCCACGCTGGTGGTCGCCGCGGACGGCGACACGTTCACCCCGCCCGCGCTGGCCGCCGAGATGGCCGAGCAGATCCCCGACGCCGAGCACTTCGTCGTGCGCGCCGCGAGCCATGCGGCGCCGGTGGAGCACCCGGACATCATCCAGCTGCGCATCGACAAGTTCCTGCGCGAACGGGTGGAGGGCGCGGCGGACGTCAGGGACGCGGCTGGGCTCGGCTGA
- a CDS encoding radical SAM protein: MVWELTLACDLSCRHCGSRAGDAREGELTTEQALGVADQLAEVGVREVTVIGGEAYLRPDWPQLVRRLVSHGIVVGMTTGGFGLDDARVAAAEDAGVRAISLSIDGIGQTHDAQRGHKGAFDAALAAARRVSASRIYLSVNTQINRLSLPELPALARLMVELGVTDWRVQLTVPLGNAADRADLVLQPIDLLDLFPLLAFLQETLLEPHGVRLRPGNNIGYFGPYEEWVRFRGAEGAHFHGCHAGEYALGIEADGTLKGCPSLPTAAYAGGDLRETPLRELLAREPIRRLADRTVDDLSGFCRDCYYAEVCRGGCSYTAHAWLGKPGDNPLCIHRALAFEAEGKHERLVRVEPAGGRPFDHGRFEIRVEPLPPRDAPSLAGVPLEAALHARAEGGSVHALGPLRRRLRVL, from the coding sequence GTGGTCTGGGAGCTGACGCTGGCCTGCGACCTCAGCTGTCGGCACTGCGGCAGTCGCGCCGGTGACGCGCGTGAGGGCGAGCTGACCACCGAGCAGGCGCTCGGTGTCGCCGACCAGCTGGCCGAGGTCGGGGTGCGCGAGGTGACCGTCATCGGCGGTGAAGCCTATCTGCGCCCCGACTGGCCGCAGCTGGTCCGCCGCTTGGTGAGCCACGGCATCGTCGTCGGGATGACGACCGGCGGCTTCGGGCTCGACGACGCCCGCGTGGCCGCCGCCGAGGACGCCGGCGTGCGCGCGATCAGCCTCTCCATCGACGGCATCGGCCAGACCCACGACGCCCAGCGGGGTCACAAGGGAGCGTTCGACGCGGCCCTCGCTGCCGCGCGTCGTGTCAGCGCTTCGCGCATCTACCTGTCGGTCAACACCCAGATCAACCGCCTCTCGCTGCCCGAGCTCCCAGCCCTCGCGCGGCTGATGGTCGAGCTGGGCGTGACCGACTGGCGCGTGCAGCTCACGGTGCCGCTCGGAAACGCCGCCGACCGCGCCGACCTGGTGCTCCAGCCCATCGACCTGCTGGACCTGTTCCCGCTCTTGGCGTTTCTGCAAGAGACCCTGCTGGAACCCCACGGGGTGCGGCTGCGGCCCGGCAACAACATCGGCTACTTCGGCCCGTACGAAGAGTGGGTCCGCTTTCGAGGTGCGGAGGGCGCGCACTTCCACGGCTGCCACGCCGGCGAGTATGCGCTCGGCATCGAGGCCGACGGAACCCTCAAGGGCTGCCCCTCGCTCCCCACCGCGGCCTACGCAGGCGGCGACCTGCGCGAGACGCCCCTGCGCGAGCTGCTCGCGCGCGAGCCGATTCGCCGCCTGGCCGACCGCACGGTCGACGACCTGAGCGGCTTCTGTCGCGACTGCTACTACGCCGAGGTCTGTCGCGGGGGGTGTAGCTACACGGCGCACGCGTGGCTGGGCAAGCCCGGGGACAACCCCCTCTGCATTCACCGCGCCCTCGCCTTCGAGGCCGAAGGCAAGCACGAGCGCCTCGTGCGCGTGGAGCCCGCGGGAGGTCGACCCTTCGACCATGGGCGCTTCGAGATCCGCGTCGAGCCCCTTCCCCCAAGGGACGCGCCGAGTCTCGCGGGCGTGCCTCTCGAGGCGGCGCTGCATGCGCGCGCCGAGGGCGGCAGCGTCCACGCCCTGGGCCCGCTCAGGCGTCGGCTGCGGGTGCTCTGA
- a CDS encoding heavy metal-binding domain-containing protein translates to MFISGMSGNEIYCLAQKGFTPGEIAVGNSVYSMGLGGALGALGRSVSGGEIRQITELISDGRHSAISRMEQEAQRHGAQGVTGVETTLGTMAGFTEFFSQGTAVHTNQGLPFFSSAASGIELYCHLDAGYQPVKFVMGNIAYALGIGRGLSGSVRTLARGEVKEFSSMYNEIRHTALARLRQEAAAANANAVVDVQVRMLPYGPGTVELLLTGTASRHPLLSSGPVPQEQVVTSELTGEELWNLAAMGYVPHQLVMATSVYSLGVSASIGALFKSIQRGELPEVTQLIYQARENALELIRKEAQALGAERVIGNRLQIREIGSGLVEVVALGTAVRRGPEGMRPQTPQLIPQAVIVDKSSRKTDESVTGLGAPLGGPMARAQHAQNSAGARAVGLIVGLFTLLFTCCLSGLIPFLAQQ, encoded by the coding sequence ATGTTCATCAGCGGAATGTCGGGCAACGAGATCTACTGCCTGGCTCAGAAGGGCTTCACCCCCGGCGAGATCGCCGTGGGCAACAGCGTCTACTCCATGGGCCTCGGCGGCGCGCTCGGCGCCCTCGGGCGCAGCGTCTCGGGCGGCGAGATCCGCCAGATCACCGAGCTCATCAGCGACGGCCGGCACTCGGCCATCTCGCGCATGGAGCAGGAGGCCCAGCGGCACGGCGCGCAGGGGGTGACCGGGGTCGAGACCACGCTCGGCACCATGGCGGGCTTCACCGAGTTCTTCTCGCAAGGGACGGCCGTCCACACGAACCAGGGCTTGCCGTTCTTCTCGTCGGCGGCCAGCGGCATCGAGCTCTACTGCCACCTCGACGCGGGCTACCAGCCCGTGAAGTTCGTCATGGGCAACATCGCGTACGCGCTGGGCATCGGGCGCGGGCTGAGCGGCAGCGTCCGCACGCTGGCGCGGGGCGAGGTGAAGGAGTTCTCGTCCATGTACAACGAGATCCGCCACACGGCGCTCGCCCGCCTGCGCCAAGAGGCGGCGGCGGCCAACGCGAACGCGGTGGTGGACGTGCAGGTGCGCATGCTCCCGTACGGGCCGGGCACAGTGGAGCTGCTGCTCACCGGCACGGCCTCGCGGCACCCCCTGCTCTCGAGCGGACCCGTCCCGCAGGAGCAGGTGGTCACCAGCGAGCTGACCGGCGAGGAGCTGTGGAACCTGGCCGCGATGGGCTACGTGCCGCACCAGCTCGTCATGGCCACCAGCGTCTACTCGCTGGGCGTGTCGGCCAGCATCGGGGCGCTGTTCAAGAGCATCCAGCGGGGCGAGCTGCCGGAGGTGACGCAGCTCATCTACCAGGCGCGCGAGAACGCCCTCGAGCTCATCCGCAAAGAGGCCCAGGCGCTGGGCGCCGAGCGGGTCATCGGCAACCGCCTGCAGATCCGGGAGATCGGCTCGGGCCTGGTGGAGGTCGTGGCGCTGGGCACGGCCGTGCGCCGCGGACCGGAGGGCATGCGCCCCCAGACGCCACAGCTCATCCCGCAGGCCGTCATCGTGGACAAGAGCTCGCGTAAGACCGACGAGAGCGTCACCGGCTTGGGCGCTCCGCTGGGAGGGCCGATGGCGCGCGCGCAGCATGCGCAGAACTCCGCTGGGGCCCGCGCGGTGGGGCTCATCGTCGGTCTCTTCACCCTGCTCTTCACCTGCTGCCTGTCGGGGCTGATCCCCTTCCTGGCTCAACAATGA
- a CDS encoding RNA polymerase sigma factor has protein sequence MNEPDPIADAIRLGAYRDAVALSARHHGPALGRFCMALLGDVGEAEETTQETLIAAYDAFPQYRGEGSVRGFLFGIARRQCAKRLTTRVRRERRLQLVHDASPDAQTPADLLDRRRRALRVRDALELLKPSEREAVVLRYESGLAYREIAELMAIDEAAARKRVSRALLQLRSTLNDEVTR, from the coding sequence ATGAACGAGCCTGATCCCATCGCCGATGCGATTCGCCTAGGGGCCTATCGCGACGCGGTGGCTCTCTCGGCTCGCCACCACGGACCCGCCCTCGGACGCTTCTGCATGGCCCTCCTGGGCGATGTGGGAGAGGCCGAGGAGACCACCCAAGAGACGCTGATCGCCGCGTACGACGCCTTCCCCCAGTATCGGGGCGAGGGCAGCGTGCGCGGCTTTCTGTTCGGCATCGCGCGACGACAGTGCGCGAAGCGTCTCACCACGCGGGTGCGTCGTGAGCGGCGGCTACAGCTGGTGCACGACGCGAGCCCGGACGCCCAGACGCCCGCCGATCTCCTGGATCGGCGGCGCCGGGCGTTGCGGGTGCGCGACGCGCTCGAGCTGCTGAAGCCGAGCGAACGCGAAGCCGTGGTGCTGCGCTACGAGAGTGGGCTCGCCTACCGGGAGATCGCCGAGCTGATGGCGATCGACGAGGCGGCCGCTCGCAAGCGCGTCAGCCGTGCGCTCCTCCAGCTCCGATCGACTCTGAACGACGAGGTGACCCGATGA